A region from the Rhodamnia argentea isolate NSW1041297 chromosome 7, ASM2092103v1, whole genome shotgun sequence genome encodes:
- the LOC115734691 gene encoding putative receptor protein kinase ZmPK1 has protein sequence MKRKTITISSFPLFPLIIFSICGSFASSNKLDRGSSLSVEEHDSDILTSPGKTFTCGFYGLGSNAYWFSIWFADSSDRTVVWTANRDKPVNGQGSKVTLRGTGSLVLTDVDGSVVWETNTTSTDARSLELLDSGNLVLRGHDRTILWQSFEYPTDTLLPNQLLTKSKKLVSSLRGGAFYSGYFNLYFDNDNVLRLMYDGPDISSLYWPNPDFNVFGNGRTNYNSSRIAVLDETGHFQSSDQFQFNASDRGRGIKRRLTMDHDGNLRLYSLDTQSGSWVVTWQALPGLCNVHGICGRNGICVYTPEPKCTCPPGYEMSEPSDWDKGCKPKFNFTCSKSPDVKFVPLPDTDYYGFDVIYNNNASFNFCRQACLDDCSCLGFSYRESERLCFTKRSLFNGYKAPSFPGTFHLKLPISLVASLKPTRNGSDPECSGARDQLLVGSLTLYDNIGKRVRWAYLYWFASAIGVVEILVFFLSWWILFRKRDVQSTVEDGYRMISQFRKFSYEELKNATQNFKKEIGRGASGSVYKGVLADQRVVAVKRLGDVYHDEEVFWAEVSTIGRINHMNLVRMWGFCCEGKHKLLVYEYVENQSLDKHLFSGDFIEWRDRFRIVLGTAKGLAYLHHECLEWVIHCDVKPENILLDKTFEPKIADFGLAKLLQRDGGNSQFSRIRGTKGYMAPEWALNLPITAKVDVYSYGVMVLEIVRGIRLSNWVAKKVENEEQEAELTAFIREMRRRIQRGEDLGIEDLVDKRLEGKYSRKQARMLVEIGVSCVEEDRNKRPTMDAIVHQLLEIDDEPKLPESDNED, from the coding sequence ATGAAGCGCAAAACCATCACCATTTCAAGCTTTCCTCTCTTCCCACTCATCATCTTTTCCATATGTGGTTCCTTTGCAAGCTCAAACAAATTGGATAGAGGCTCTTCTCTATCAGTTGAAGAACATGACTCAGACATTCTAACATCCCCAGGTAAGACCTTCACCTGCGGCTTCTATGGCCTCGGAAGCAATGCTTACTGGTTCTCGATCTGGTTCGCCGACTCCTCGGACAGGACCGTCGTTTGGACGGCCAACCGGGACAAGCCCGTGAATGGCCAGGGCTCTAAGGTCACGCTCCGGGGCACCGGCTCGTTGGTCCTGACCGACGTGGACGGTTCCGTGGTCTGGGAGACCAACACGACTTCAACCGATGCCCGTTCGCTCGAGCTCTTGGATTCGGGTAATCTTGTGCTCAGAGGTCATGACCGGACCATTCTATGGCAAAGCTTTGAGTATCCAACTGATACTCTGCTGCCGAACCAGCTCCTCACTAAGAGCAAGAAATTGGTGTCATCTCTAAGAGGAGGAGCATTTTACTCTGGCTACTTCAACCTGTACTTCGACAATGACAATGTGCTGAGGTTGATGTACGACGGACCGGACATTTCCAGCCTCTATTGGCCTAACCCGGACTTCAACGTGTTCGGGAACGGGAGAACGAATTACAACAGTAGCCGGATCGCAGTCCTAGACGAGACGGGCCATTTTCAATCGAGCGACCAGTTTCAGTTCAATGCTTCTGACCGAGGCCGGGGGATCAAACGGCGGCTAACAATGGACCACGACGGGAACCTGAGGCTCTACAGCTTGGACACGCAGTCTGGGTCGTGGGTGGTGACGTGGCAGGCGCTTCCGGGATTGTGCAATGTGCACGGGATATGTGGGAGGAACGGGATTTGTGTGTACACACCTGAGCCCAAGTGCACATGCCCCCCTGGTTATGAGATGAGCGAGCCTAGTGATTGGGACAAAGGTTGCAAGCCTAAGTTCAACTTTACTTGCTCCAAGTCTCCAGACGTGAAGTTCGTGCCGCTTCCCGACACCGACTATTACGGGTTCGACGTCATTTACAACAACAACGCCTCGTTCAATTTCTGCAGGCAGGCCTGTTTGGATGACTGCAGCTGCTTGGGGTTCAGCTACCGGGAATCGGAAAGATTGTGTTTCACAAAGCGCTCGCTCTTCAACGGCTACAAGGCCCCGTCTTTTCCTGGAACCTTCCATCTGAAACTGCCCATCTCCCTGGTCGCATCCTTGAAGCCAACTCGCAACGGCAGTGATCCCGAGTGCTCCGGGGCCAGAGACCAATTATTGGTAGGTTCATTAACCTTGTATGACAATATAGGCAAGAGGGTGAGATGGGCCTACCTCTATTGGTTTGCATCCGCTATCGGGGTGGTCGAGATCCTcgtctttttcttgagctggtgGATCCTCTTCAGGAAGCGTGATGTGCAGAGCACAGTAGAAGACGGGTACCGCATGATAAGCCAGTTCAGGAAGTTCAGCTATGAGGAACTCAAAAACGCTACCCAGAACTTCAAGAAAGAGATAGGGAGAGGAGCGTCAGGATCAGTGTACAAGGGCGTTTTAGCGGACCAAAGGGTCGTGGCCGTGAAGAGACTCGGAGATGTGTACCATGACGAGGAGGTCTTCTGGGCTGAAGTCAGTACAATTGGGAGGATAAATCACATGAACCTGGTGAGGATGTGGGGGTTCTGTTGTGAGGGCAAGCACAAGCTCTTGGTCTACGAGTACGTGGAGAATCAGTCCCTGGACAAGCACTTGTTCTCGGGGGACTTCATCGAGTGGAGGGATCGGTTCAGGATCGTGCTCGGCACGGCCAAAGGCCTGGCCTACCTTCACCACGAGTGCCTCGAGTGGGTCATCCACTGCGACGTGAAGCCCGAGAACATCCTCCTGGACAAGACGTTCGAGCCCAAGATCGCGGACTTTGGGCTGGCGAAACTGCTCCAAAGGGACGGCGGGAATTCGCAGTTCTCGCGCATAAGGGGTACAAAGGGCTACATGGCGCCCGAGTGGGCCCTGAACCTCCCCATCACGGCGAAGGTCGATGTGTACAGTTACGGGGTGATGGTCCTGGAGATAGTGAGGGGGATTCGGCTCTCGAATTGGGTCGCGAAGAAAGTGGAGAACGAGGAGCAGGAGGCCGAGCTGACGGCCTTCATCCGGGAGATGAGGAGGAGGATTCAACGTGGAGAGGATCTGGGGATAGAGGATTTGGTGGACAAGAGATTGGAAGGGAAATACAGCAGGAAGCAGGCAAGAATGCTCGTCGAGATTGGCGTGTCATGTGTGGAGGAGGACCGGAACAAGAGACCAACCATGGATGCAATAGTGCATCAGCTGCTAGAAATTGATGATGAACCTAAATTACCTGAGTCCGATAATGAAGATTAA